One window of the Camelina sativa cultivar DH55 chromosome 1, Cs, whole genome shotgun sequence genome contains the following:
- the LOC104719332 gene encoding 3-dehydrosphinganine reductase TSC10A encodes MMIDELTELHIAESFFTRSMAAMDSLFLLFLIPLIPLSLLSILALIVRPRPIKIPIKSRHVFITGGSSGIGLALAQRAASEGARVSILARSAVKLEEAKKSIQLATGVEVATFSADVRDYDAVSKAIDESGPIDVLVVNQGVFTATELVKHSPEDVKFTIDVNLVGSFNVIKAALPAMKARKDRGPASITLVSSQAGQVGIYGYTAYSASKFGLQGLAQALQQEVIADDIHVTLIFPPDTDTPGFEEEQKSRPEVTSIIAASSGSMKTEEVARKAMDGIKSGNFTVSCNFEGFLLSLATTGMSPQRSCWLAFLEVITAGPIRLVALFFQWDWYKAIEKWSKTKTK; translated from the exons ATGATGATTGATGAGTTGACGGAGCTTCACATCGCCGAGAGCTTCTTCACGAGATCCATGGCGGCAATGgattctctcttccttctcttcctcattCCACTCAtcccactctctcttctctctatcttaGCTCTAATCGTACGTCCTCGCCCCATTAAGATCCCTATCAAGTCCCGTCACGTCTTCATCACCGGTGGATCTAGCGGCATTGGTCTTGCCTTAGCCCAACGCGCCGCTTCAGAAGGCGCACGCGTCTCAATCCTCGCCAGATCCGCCGTAAAACTCGAGGAGGCTAAGAAATCGATCCAGCTAGCTACTGGCGTTGAAGTCGCCACGTTCTCTGCCGACGTTCGCGATTACGACGCTGTGTCTAAGGCGATTGATGAATCGGGGCCGATCGATGTGTTGGTTGTTAATCAAGGTGTGTTTACTGCGACGGAGCTGGTGAAACATAGTCCAGAGGATGTTAAGTTCACGATCGATGTCAATCTTGTTGGGAGCTTCAATGTGATTAAGGCTGCTTTGCCTGCAATGAAAGCAAGGAAAGATCGTGGACCTGCCTCCATCACTCTCGTCTCTTCTCAAGCTGGTCAG GTGGGTATCTATGGTTATACTGCATATTCAGCAAGCAAGTTTGGTCTTCAAGGTTTAGCGCAAGCATTGCAACAAGAAGTTATTGCTGATGACATTCATGTCACTCTTATTTTTCCTCCTGACACTGATACACCAGGATTTGAAGAAG AACAAAAGAGCAGACCTGAAGTCACTTCCATAATAGCTGCATCCTCTGGTTCAATGAAAACAGAAGAAGTAGCCAGAAAAGCTATGGATGGCATAAAATCAGGAAATTTCACTGTCTCATGCAACTTTGAGGGATTCTTACTGTCACTTGCGACAACAGGCATGTCCCCTCAAAGATCATGTTGGCTTGCTTTTCTTGAAGTTATAACCGCAGGGCCTATAAGATTAGTCGCTCTCTTCTTTCAATGGGATTGGTATAAAGCCATTGAAAAATGgagcaaaaccaaaaccaaata A